The genomic interval CAACTGAGAGGGGAGACTAAGCGTGTTCTGTAAGAAAGTTTCATTGTCTTTTTTAGAAATGTCCTAGTTTTCCCAAGTTCACAATAGTAGTTTCAACACACACATTTGTTAAACACAACAAGGCAgggggaagattagaagttctgtggatcagacaaaggggaatgaagggaagagggggGGTAGGAATCGGAAAGACAGTGAAAGGGATCTGAAATAAcgttcctatgtacatacatgaatgtCCCCCTGTGAATCTCTCCATCGTGTGGATACCATTGTCCAGGATGAGTCTCAGTAACCTCTTAGTAGATTGTGAAATTTTAGTACGTTTGCTTCACATTAGGTCCATCTGTCGGGGGGCAACCCACCTGGCCCTAACCATGGGATCAGGCATAAGCTGTTCTTCAGATAGTAACACAGCCTTCCTGAGACCTCTTCCCTGCCCTACTCTCCTCCTCCAGTGTTCCTTCTTCCAAAACTGATCCATCAATAATTGCTAAAAATTGAACACCCAACTTGGGCTCTCCTTCTATGGAGTCAGAACAACACAATGTAGTTTAGAGATGAGATTGAAATCATTTGCCAGACAGATATCACAGATCTGGACAAATGCCAATGTCAGGTTTGAAATCCACGTTGCCATGTACTTAGACACCATATTATCTTGTCATTTTGGAGGAACTTGATGATGCAAGAGCCAGGCATCCTGTCACTTTAGCTCATTCCAGAGACCCAAACCTAAAGCTATGACACAACCCCAGAGAAGGCTTCCCACTGATGAGATGTCTCAGAGCTCCCTTCATTTCCCTGTTCCTCaagctgtagatgaaggggttcagcatttGAGGGACCACCATGTACATCATTGAAGCCACTACGTTCTTCATGGAAGATTCAGTCACTGCAGAACTCATGTACACTCCAAAACCTGTCCCATAGAATAAGGACACAACTGAgaggtgagacccacaggtggaaaAGGCTTTATACCTTGCACCCACTGATGGGATCCTTAAAATAGAGGAGACAATTTggatataagagaaaataatccCAGAGAGAGGGACACCAAAAAATACGATAGTCACTAAATACACCAGGAGGTTATTGACGAGGGTGTCAGAACAGGCCAGCTTGATGACCTGAGAaagttcacagaagaagtgggGGATCTCCAGGGCTGTGCAGAAGGACAGTCGCAGCAATGTCAGAGTGTGGAGGAGGCCATGCACAATGCTAAGGAGCAGGCAGAGGAGACACAGCAGGACACACAGGCAGGGGCTCATGATGACTGTGTACCTCAGGGGGTGACAAATGGCCACAAAGCGATCATAGGCCATCACTGcaagaagaaaattttctaaactaCCAAAAATCAAGACAAAGCAGGTCTGGGAGAGGCAACCTGTGTATGAGATGCTCTGATCCTGAGTTTGGATGTTCACCAGCAGCTTGGGGATCGTGGTTGTACCCATACAGATGTCATtgaaggacaggttggagaggaagaagtacatgggggtgtggaggtgggggtcagagctgacggccaggatgatgagcaggttccccaggaTGGTGACCAGGTACATGCACAGGAACAGGCTGAAGATgaggggctgcagggctgggtccTCTGTCAGTCCCAGGAGCAGGAATTCTGAAACAGCTGTGTGGTTTGTGGGTTCCATGTTGCTGGTGAATCTTATGAAAAATAtggggcaaaaataaaataagatgaatgGTGTCTGTACAACCAAAAAGAGTATCAGATGGTGACttggtagaaatgaaaaatcttgGAATGACCCAGACCTTCCTGATGATAAGATCTGAAGCTGTGGACCAGCAAGACGTGTCTGAACAAACATTGCAGTATAATTTCATATCTCTAAAGATGAAGATCCAGctctttaaacaaaaaagaaaaattatccttTCTGTATACTCTGAGGCCAAGACAACATTCAGTGCTCACCTCTGCATCCTATTTCTCTCCTGTCCTCAGTGCTCATATCTACTCGCGTTCCCATGCTCTTTACTGGACAGCAACACTTTTTCCCACGTTGTGTTTAGTGCTGATAACTCTCAGCCTCTCACCTGGCTGCTGAAGATGGAAGGTCTGTTCTCAGCCCAGGTCGACAGGTCTACGGAGGCAGCAGGCTCCCGGTCAGGAAGGCTCATCTCTGGGAGGAGGTGGTGCAGGTGCTGCTTCCTGGCTTCCCAGGAGGACTCCTGCAGTTCTGAATCCCTGGGGTTCAACATCCAGAGCTCCTCATTAGAGCAGCTATTTCATTACCATTCTCTTCCCAGGAGGACACCTCCTTAAAGACCCAgactataaaagtaaaaaattccaAGGGACGGATTTCCTGACCCCAGATGTCCAGTacctcccccagctctctccgTGGTTCATGCTCATAATTTCTGAGACCTTGCACACGTAACACATGGCACTACACTCAGAAATGACAGTGTTCCCTTTTGGCTATAAACAAAAGCATCTCTACCTATGTCATGATATTAGAAAAACTGATTCGATTTAGGGGTGAAAATAAGGCTCAGGCACTTGAGAATACATAATACAATGATAGAGATGGCTAGGATGGAACACTGCAAACATTCAAGGTGTCTCTTCCAAATTGTCATTGATTGTTTGTTGAATCTTAATTATTGTTCTCTACATTTTGCCCAGAACATCCTAATCTGCTCCTTTAATGCtgctgacttcaaaatatatatacacaggcATCGtccagaaactttttagtttgatgcaatcccGTTGTCTGTTTTTACTtctgtttcctgtgctttggggggttgtattagggttctctagaggaacagaaccagtGCGAGATCTGATTATAACAAGGGGATTTCTTAGATTGGCTGACACAACCAGAAGCTGGCTAGTCCACAGTAGCCGTCTACAGGCTGGACAGCTGGAGGAACCAGTGGCTGAGCAGTCCAACAGGCTGAAGCTTCAGAGTAAGATCAATAATTCTACCCCAGTGCGAGACTGAAAGCTTCTGGAATCTCACTGGCAGAGTCTtctggaagagtgaaggagcaaGAGTCTGATGTCCCCAGGTGACAGcaacagcaatcaagaacccTCAGGAAGAGTTGAGCTggtatctgctgctgcttccttgtttttCTACTTGTCCATCCAAGCCTCCAGCCTATTGGATGGTGCcgcccacacttagggagggtctccacttcggttggctatcccacatgccaatcattctaGACACACCCTCAATGACACACATGAAGCCTCTTAATCTTCTCCatgtcttaatccaatcaagttgaaaaTTCATATTAACTATGGCAGGGGTGGTATCCACACTATTATTGTCTACACCCCTAAGTTTTTGTCTTGTAGTTCCAGATATTTGTGCCTTACATTTTGGTCTTTGATCAATGTTGTGCCGATTTTTGTACAGCAAAAGAGAAGTGTTCGTTTCTAGCCTTTGACCTATGGATATCATTGGCCCAGAATCCTGTATTGAAAGCTCTGTTCTTGCTCCAGATTAAGTCACTGACATCTTTATCAAGAATAAGATGGTGTGCATGTGCgggtttatttctgggatctctattctgttctatccAGGTGTCTTGTTTTCATGCAAGCCCTGTGCTGCTTTGGTTACTGTGGCTCATATGACAgctctgatttctttcatcagtgttgtGTCATTTTctttgtagagatcttttacttccttggttaaatttattattcagtattttaattttgtagcCAATGTGAAAGGGAGGGCTTTCCTGAGGTCTTCCTTGGCAATCCTGTGATTGGTGTACAAAAGTGCATTTACTTTGTGTGCTGATTTGTATTCTGCAACTCTATGGGATTCACTTACACATTCTGGTGAA from Urocitellus parryii isolate mUroPar1 chromosome 3, mUroPar1.hap1, whole genome shotgun sequence carries:
- the LOC113198976 gene encoding olfactory receptor 7G2-like, coding for MEPTNHTAVSEFLLLGLTEDPALQPLIFSLFLCMYLVTILGNLLIILAVSSDPHLHTPMYFFLSNLSFNDICMGTTTIPKLLVNIQTQDQSISYTGCLSQTCFVLIFGSLENFLLAVMAYDRFVAICHPLRYTVIMSPCLCVLLCLLCLLLSIVHGLLHTLTLLRLSFCTALEIPHFFCELSQVIKLACSDTLVNNLLVYLVTIVFFGVPLSGIIFSYIQIVSSILRIPSVGARYKAFSTCGSHLSVVSLFYGTGFGVYMSSAVTESSMKNVVASMMYMVVPQMLNPFIYSLRNREMKGALRHLISGKPSLGLCHSFRFGSLE